A window of Methanomassiliicoccus luminyensis B10 genomic DNA:
GGGACTGCGCCTCCACCGGGGCGCCCTTCCAGGACTGCTACAACGTGAACTGGGGGGTGGACAAGGTGATACCGGTGGACGTGTACGTCCCCGGGTGCGCCTGCCGCCCCGAAGCGCTCATCGACGGGGTGCTGCTGGCGCTGTCGCTATGGGAGAAGAAGATCGCGGCCCTGGAGGAGGGAACGCTGGAAAAGAAGCGCCGGGAGGCGGAGCGATGAGCGCGGAGGAAGCGCCGCCCGCCCCGCCCCTTCGGGACCTTAGCGAGGTCCGCGCCTCGGCCGAGGAGATGAGGGCCAAGGGCGCCCGGCTCATCATGATCATGGTCCGGGAGAACCCCGACGGGACCTTCGAGCTGATCTACGCCTACGACCTGGGAGGGTGCGTGCAGGATGTCCGCTTCAGCCTCCCCCCGGACCGGGAGGTGGACACCATCTCCGGCGTGTACGCCGGCGCCACCAACCTGGAGAGGGAGATCGTGGACCTGTTCGGGCTGAACTTCAAGGGCATGGCCCC
This region includes:
- a CDS encoding NADH-quinone oxidoreductase subunit C, producing the protein MSAEEAPPAPPLRDLSEVRASAEEMRAKGARLIMIMVRENPDGTFELIYAYDLGGCVQDVRFSLPPDREVDTISGVYAGATNLEREIVDLFGLNFKGMAPGLLLEAGKSMKCPLRRPPEPKPEGPPKGPKKAGERKGGDDV